Proteins encoded in a region of the Trichosurus vulpecula isolate mTriVul1 chromosome 9, mTriVul1.pri, whole genome shotgun sequence genome:
- the C9H16orf71 gene encoding uncharacterized protein C16orf71 homolog — protein sequence MASNDKQDHLIGHNQSPCLHDTSMWGSILASVKEQLPSFDSDSSSSDEEDGELFIFRRDEENLIPDLTEELEDDPDIQQLLEPVINTRKNWYGGIKDSAILGGKDAGEPLMIGPAFAHIEEIQTDIHLKISEEGTKWQKGDGWDLFSNRAQALIMGPQVEEFPTSTYKKSLTTDGLVAGNLCSSEQSNSTSIKAMRKERRRLIEKNILRKEIKESPLENLNCSQFTEPKAQESTESEDIEEKMPVRHEGLKLRCLEILEEWDLDGILQNLAAQKDQGEHATRATYWEVDPFFKDQESPLSNSQDRLMEQLVAFCAKQSKDLSLPRKKPSDELCHPLEGQVRSRCMSHLTPGQSQDVAKDEKLMRIMEPPTVFIDLRQPEPKKSVPLPRSEHRFQNREDKPSSSDSSTESEEETPHVRDDKGSREKISQGPRDQTGKSYLLQQLRTFQKTSQSCGTETKVITQEGDGTWDAKIFEDVAKSGIKRKQQVVTRETHQNTSVRPLGSTCLPLLGQEAKGRGENPKGIDKNPDSEKFIVEMATSLNKTRETSSWKN from the exons ATGGCATCAAATGATAAACAAGATCATCTCATTGGCCACAATCAATCGCCTTGCCTACATGATACATCAATGTGGGGATCTATCTTGGCTTCAGTGAAAGAACAGCTCCCATCTTTTGACTCAGATTCTTCCTCG TCAGATGAGGAAGATGGGGAATTATTCATCTTCCGACGAGATGAAGAAAATCTGATTCCAGACTTAACTGAAGAATTAGAAGATGACCCAGACATTCAG CAGCTTCTGGAACCTGTGATAAACACTAGAAAGAACTGGTATGGAGGGATAAAGGATTCAGCCATTCTGGGAGGGAAAGATGCCGGCGAGCCTTTAATGATTGGTCCGGCATTTGCACACATTGAAGAAATTCAAACAGACATTCATCTCAAGATCTCTGAAGAAGGTACTAAGTGGCAGAAAGGAGATGGCTGGGACTTGTTTAGTAACAGGGCTCAGGCTCTTATCATGGGACCCCAGGTGGAAGAGTTCCCAACTTCAACTTATAAAAAAAGTCTCACAACTGACGGTTTAGTGGCTGGTAATTTATGTTCCTCTGAACAGTCAAATTCCACAAGCATAAAAGctatgagaaaagagagaagaaggctgATAGAGAAAAACATACTTCGCAAGGAAATCAAGGAGTCTCCACTTGAAAATTTGAATTGTTCACAATTCACAGAACCCAAGGCCCAGGAATCTACTGAGTCAGAGGATATAGAAGAAAAGATGCCAGTCAGACATGAAGGCTTGAAACTAAGGTGTCTTGAG atactCGAAGAGTGGGATTTAGATGGGATACTTCAAAACCTGGCGGCACAAAAGGACCAGGGAGAGCATGCAACACGAGCCACATACTGGGAAGTCGACCCTTTTTTCAAAGACCAAG AAAGCCCTCTGTCCAACTCCCAGGACAGGCTTATGGAGCAGCTAGTCGCCTTCTGTGCCAAACAGTCTAAAGATTTATCCTTACCCCGAAAGAAGCCTTCTGATGAGCTCTGCCACCCTTTGGAGGGCCAGGTCAGAAGCAG GTGTATGTCACACCTAACAccagggcagagtcaagatgtgGCTAAAGATGAAAAGCTGATGAGGATCATGGAGCCTCCCACAGTTTTCATTGACCTCAGGCAGCCTGAGCCAAAGAAATCAGTGCCTCTGCCTAGGTCAGAACACAGATTCCAGAATCGAGAGGACAAGCCCAG ctccagtGATAGCTCTACTGAAAGTGAGGAAGAAACTCCACATGTGAGAGATGACAAAGGATCCAGAGAGAAAATTTCGCAAGGCCCAAG GGACCAAACTGGGAAAAGTTACCTGCTACAACAGCTCCGTACTTTCCAGAAGACCTCTCAGTCATGTGGCACTGAAACCAAAGTAATTACCCAAGAGGGTGATGGTACTTGGGATGCTAAAATTTTTGAAGATGTGGCCAAGtcaggaatcaagagaaaacaACAAGTGGTAACAAGGGAGACACATCAGAACACTTCAGTGAGGCCACTGGGATCCACATGCCTCCCTCTCCTAGGCCAGGAGGCCAAAGGTAGAGGAGAAAATCCAAAGGGCATAGACAAGAATCCAGATTCAGAAAAATTCATTGTAGAGATGGCTACCTCTCTGAATAAAACAAGAGAAACTTCAAG